The genomic region TTGACATTCTCCCCTTCCATAAAGAACTTTTCTTGAGCTAAAGTGAAATATTCCCAGTGACCCTCATCTCCCCGTTGGAATTCAGCCGCCTTGCAGGCCATAAGTGGTGGCATTGACCAGATGTGGCCTATCTTGCCTTTCTCGATTACCTTCTTAGGATCATAATCGGGGAAGTACCTAGTTAGAATCGAGAACTCGTTCTTGAACAGTTCCCTCGCATCCTCAGGAGTTGGTGCCGCAGCCAGAAGATCGTCAAGGGAGGATATTATCATGAACGCCTTATGCTTCACATGCACGTCCTTGTACTCAGAGAGGACTTTCTTTAACCTCTTGTTGGTGACGTAGCAGAAGGGGCACAACACGTCATGGAAGAACGTTATCTGCATCAAGTTACCTCTTTTACCCTTATTTCCCCACGCTTTTAAAACGATCGTACTAATTCAGAGAAAAAAACAAAAAATCAATTTAGATCTGAAGTCCTGCCAAAGAGGCCAACTCCTTGATCTTTTGAACGTCCTGTAGGACGTCCCCTAGCTCCCCCTGTATCTCCTGTAACTGGGACATGCTGTTTATTGTCTCTTCCAACTGTTTCCAATAGTACTTCATTACTAGCTCTATCTGATACCTTTGCATGGTTATCATTC from Metallosphaera sedula DSM 5348 harbors:
- a CDS encoding DsbA family oxidoreductase, whose translation is MQITFFHDVLCPFCYVTNKRLKKVLSEYKDVHVKHKAFMIISSLDDLLAAAPTPEDARELFKNEFSILTRYFPDYDPKKVIEKGKIGHIWSMPPLMACKAAEFQRGDEGHWEYFTLAQEKFFMEGENVNDDEVLLSIAEQIGLDMDRFKKDFKSKEAKLAVIQDEEEAKAMGIKGVPALLINEKWLIRGVQTEEYLKQVIDDVLHYGEPKKIELKAYWEQ